The following are encoded together in the Brassica napus cultivar Da-Ae chromosome A9, Da-Ae, whole genome shotgun sequence genome:
- the LOC125575194 gene encoding DUF724 domain-containing protein 7-like yields the protein MLSTTGRKEKLSVSQGSYIEVSSDEHYYATGNVWYHALLRENLASSKRKKLSVLHLNPLSNEDYSPPLITTAFYRLIRPVPRLDPFPEVGFEEGDMIDAAHKGGWWSGWVIKVLDRGERFLVYLRFEPDVIEVERKDMRPHWVWKDEEWFRCEKRLLTESEFSSGTEVEVRTKVEPFGDIWAPAIIIKKNEDETLLVKYGEENACRKINVPYSKIRPSPPSFGSRPFGLMENVDVLVECGWCPSVVSMVLCEDKYTVLLGRNKKSEDFDHSLLRPSMEWKDGVWQTKEKVSDRKESPHAAEESTRIRVKVRKTRSSSGTNVKNLPQTPVSSGEIASKMANVVISENTLVTKKPEIAETKESRSPIVLGVVATTLLAKQAVKTPPRKKLKTVKSQKGSENDSVGVKAHEKSNNRESVNKRKRGRPHKFISKEPKQKTGVAASDPMLHNAVVEKHIDVVETPKAKDSTMVLPFVKKSPCWKVLESMEIFKAVPQRPHFNPLLECEEESREGDAIGAMVKFTGLLEKVSYIQVDDSVTEINRIKECFLKLEEHGFDVTAPCSRIDKLLSVKESQTRALEELKVAERGITENDNKRRKLEEDIEELPKKIVELQRQLALVKQEKVTKDKEIALMQSHAEILDQKVQNVEHEFRETVTSPW from the exons ATGCTTTCAACAACTGGGAGAAAGGAGAAGCTCTCCGTTTCCCAAGGCTCTTACATCGAAGTCTCATCCGACGAACACTACTACGCCACTGGCAATGTATGGTACCACGCTCTTCTCCGAGAAAACCTTGCTTCATCCAAGCGCAAGAAGCTCTCTGTTCTCCACTTGAACCCTCTGTCCAACGAAGACTACTCTCCTCCCCTGATCACCACCGCTTTCTACCGTCTGATCCGTCCCGTTCCGCGGCTTGATCCTTTCCCTGAAGTGGGTTTTGAGGAAGGTGACATGATTGACGCTGCTCACAAAGGTGGCTGGTGGTCTGGTTGGGTGATCAAAGTTCTGGATCGTGGTGAGCGTTTCTTGGTGTACTTAAGATTCGAACCAGATGTCATCGAGGTTGAAAGGAAGGACATGCGGCCACATTGGGTTTGGAAAGATGAAGAGTGGTTTCGTTGCGAAAAACGA CTATTGACTGAGTCAGAGTTTAGCTCTGGAACGGAGGTGGAAGTGAGAACAAAGGTGGAACCGTTTGGAGATATTTGGGCTCCGGCTATAATCATAAAGAAGAACGAAGATGAGACGTTGCTGGTGAAGTACGGTGAAGAAAATGCATGCAGAAAGATAAACGTTCCTTACTCCAAGATCAGGCCTTCACCACCGTCTTTTGGTTCAAGACCTTTTGGGTTGATGGAGAATGTGGATGTCCTGGTCGAGTGTGGATGGTGTCCAAGTGTAGTAAGCATGGTTCTCTGTGAGGATAAATACACTGTGCTTTTGGGTCGGAACAAGAAGAGTGAAGACTTTGATCACTCGCTGTTAAGACCATCTATGGAGTGGAAAGATGGAGTTTggcaaacaaaagaaaag GTTTCGGATAGAAAGGAGAGTCCACATGCAGCTGAAGAGTCAACTCGCATAAGGGTAAAAGTGAGGAAGACACGGTCTTCTAGTGGCACTAATGTGAAGAATCTTCCTCAAACTCCAGTT TCATCTGGAGAGATAGCAAGCAAAATGGCTAATGTTGTGATCAGTGAGAACACTCTAGTCACTAAGAAACCGGAGATAGCAGAAA CTAAAGAGTCTCGCTCACCGATAGTTCTGGGTGTAGTAGCAACAACTCTGCTGGCAAAACAAGCGGTCAAAACACCTCCCAGGAAGAAACTTAAGACAGTGAAGAGTCAAAAGGGCTCTGAAAATGATTCCGTTGGAGTGAAG GCACATGAGAAGTCGAataacagagagagtgtaaacaAGAGGAAAAGAGGACGACCACATAAGTTCATAAGCAAAGAGCCTAAACAGAAGACTG GTGTGGCTGCTAGTGATCCAATGCTTCATAATGCTGTTGTGGAAAAGCACATTGACGTTGTGGAAACTCCTAAAGCGAAAGATTCAACAATGGTTCTACCATTTGTAAAGAAGTCACCGTGTTGGAAGGTTCTTGAATCAATGGAGATCTTCAAAGCTGTGCCACAGCGTCCACATTTCAACCCACTGCTGGAGTGCGAGGAAGAGTCACGTGAAGGAGACGCCATTGGTGCAATGGTGAAGTTCACTGGACTGTTAGAGAAAGTCAGCTACATACAAGTGGACGATTCAGTGACTGAGATAAACAGGATCAAAGAGTGTTTTCTCAAGCTAGAGGAACACGGGTTCGATGTTACCGCACCTTGTTCTCGGATAGACAAGCTGCTGTCCGTTAAAGAAAGCCAGACGCGGGCGTTGGAAGAGTTAAAAGTTGCTGAGAGAGGGATCACAGAGAATGATAACAAAAGAAGGAAGTTGGaagaagatattgaagaatTGCCAAAGAAGATTGTTGAGTTGCAGAGACAACTAGCATTGGTCAAGCAAGAAAAAGTTACAAAGGATAAGGAGATAGCTCTGATGCAGTCCCACGCAGAGATTCTCGACCAAAAGGTTCAGAATGTGGAGCATGAGTTTAGGGAAACTGTGACTTCCCCATGGTaa
- the LOC106368514 gene encoding probable protein phosphatase 2C 49 isoform X1: protein MVAEAEVVFQQSLPVVLDIDGVTSAVVSPLSSPKLGIRRPTASVSGGLSTSPVQEDDFDSSIPVYVPTIRSGSYADIGPKRSMEDEHICVDDLSSQLGRLFQLPKPSAFYAVFDGHGGSEAATYVKQNAIRLLFEDDNFPQTSVVNSVYVEEVKSSLRNAFLQADLALAEDCSISSSSGTTALAALISGRLLMVANAGDCRAVLCRKGKAIEMSHDHRPINIPERIRVEESGGVIEDGYLNGELSVTRALGDWDMKRPHGSNSPLISEPEIKQITLTEEDEFLVIGCDGIWDVLTSQEAVSVVKRGLNRHGDPARCARELVMEALRLNTFDNLTAVVVCFVTVDREGEAVVPLEKKRCCSLTPEAFRSLRNLLDG, encoded by the exons atgGTAGCAGAAGCAGAGGTTGTGTTTCAACAGAGTTTGCCGGTGGTTCTGGATATTGACGGGGTTACTTCCGCCGTCGTATCTCCGCTTTCTTCTCCGAAATTGGGTATCCGTCGACCGACGGCGTCGGTTTCCGGCGGTTTATCGACTTCTCCGGTG CAGGAGGATGATTTTGATTCTAGTATCCCGGTTTACGTTCCAACAATCCGGTCAGGGAGCTACGCTGATATAGGGCCAAAGAGATCCATGGAAGACGAACACATTTGCGTAGATGATCTATCCTCCCAACTTGGTCGTCTATTCCAGTTGCCAAAGCCAAGTGCTTTCTATGCG GTTTTTGATGGTCACGGAGGATCAGAAGCAGCAACGTACGTAAAGCAAAACGCCATCAGGCTTTTGTTTGAAGATGATAACTTCCCACAGACATCTGTAGTGAACAGTGTTTATGTGGAAGAAGTCAAGAGTTCCTTGAGAAATGCGTTTCTTCAAGCTGATCTAGCTTTGGCTGAGGATTGCAGCATCAGCTCTTCCTCTGGTACCACTGCTCTTGCCGCTCTTATCTCCGGACG GCTCTTAATGGTTGCAAACGCTGGAGACTGCAGAGCTGTTCTTTGCAGAAAAGGGAAAGCGATAGAGATGTCTCATGACCATAGACCGATCAATATACCTGAGAGAATAAGAGTGGAAGAATCTGGTGGTGTTATTGAGGACGGTTACCTAAACGGAGAGCTATCTGTAACGCGAGCTCTCGGCGACTGGGACATGAAACGCCCCCACGGCTCTAACTCTCCGCTTATCTCCGAACCTGAGATCAAGCAGATAACTCTGACAGAGGAGGACGAGTTTCTTGTGATCGGGTGCGACGGGATTTGGGATGTTTTGACGAGCCAGGAAGCCGTTAGCGTTGTAAAACGCGGCTTGAATAGGCATGGTGATCCCGCGAGATGTGCGAGAGAGCTCGTGATGGAGGCTCTGAGGCTGAACACGTTTGATAACTTAACGGCGGTTGTGGTATGTTTTGTGACGGTAGACCGAGAGGGTGAGGCGGTGGTTCCTTTGGAGAAGAAACGGTGTTGTAGCCTTACGCCGGAGGCTTTTCGGAGCTTGAGGAATCTGTTGGATGGCTGA
- the LOC106368514 gene encoding probable protein phosphatase 2C 49 isoform X2: MVAEAEVVFQQSLPVVLDIDGVTSAVVSPLSSPKLGIRRPTASVSGGLSTSPVEDDFDSSIPVYVPTIRSGSYADIGPKRSMEDEHICVDDLSSQLGRLFQLPKPSAFYAVFDGHGGSEAATYVKQNAIRLLFEDDNFPQTSVVNSVYVEEVKSSLRNAFLQADLALAEDCSISSSSGTTALAALISGRLLMVANAGDCRAVLCRKGKAIEMSHDHRPINIPERIRVEESGGVIEDGYLNGELSVTRALGDWDMKRPHGSNSPLISEPEIKQITLTEEDEFLVIGCDGIWDVLTSQEAVSVVKRGLNRHGDPARCARELVMEALRLNTFDNLTAVVVCFVTVDREGEAVVPLEKKRCCSLTPEAFRSLRNLLDG, from the exons atgGTAGCAGAAGCAGAGGTTGTGTTTCAACAGAGTTTGCCGGTGGTTCTGGATATTGACGGGGTTACTTCCGCCGTCGTATCTCCGCTTTCTTCTCCGAAATTGGGTATCCGTCGACCGACGGCGTCGGTTTCCGGCGGTTTATCGACTTCTCCGGTG GAGGATGATTTTGATTCTAGTATCCCGGTTTACGTTCCAACAATCCGGTCAGGGAGCTACGCTGATATAGGGCCAAAGAGATCCATGGAAGACGAACACATTTGCGTAGATGATCTATCCTCCCAACTTGGTCGTCTATTCCAGTTGCCAAAGCCAAGTGCTTTCTATGCG GTTTTTGATGGTCACGGAGGATCAGAAGCAGCAACGTACGTAAAGCAAAACGCCATCAGGCTTTTGTTTGAAGATGATAACTTCCCACAGACATCTGTAGTGAACAGTGTTTATGTGGAAGAAGTCAAGAGTTCCTTGAGAAATGCGTTTCTTCAAGCTGATCTAGCTTTGGCTGAGGATTGCAGCATCAGCTCTTCCTCTGGTACCACTGCTCTTGCCGCTCTTATCTCCGGACG GCTCTTAATGGTTGCAAACGCTGGAGACTGCAGAGCTGTTCTTTGCAGAAAAGGGAAAGCGATAGAGATGTCTCATGACCATAGACCGATCAATATACCTGAGAGAATAAGAGTGGAAGAATCTGGTGGTGTTATTGAGGACGGTTACCTAAACGGAGAGCTATCTGTAACGCGAGCTCTCGGCGACTGGGACATGAAACGCCCCCACGGCTCTAACTCTCCGCTTATCTCCGAACCTGAGATCAAGCAGATAACTCTGACAGAGGAGGACGAGTTTCTTGTGATCGGGTGCGACGGGATTTGGGATGTTTTGACGAGCCAGGAAGCCGTTAGCGTTGTAAAACGCGGCTTGAATAGGCATGGTGATCCCGCGAGATGTGCGAGAGAGCTCGTGATGGAGGCTCTGAGGCTGAACACGTTTGATAACTTAACGGCGGTTGTGGTATGTTTTGTGACGGTAGACCGAGAGGGTGAGGCGGTGGTTCCTTTGGAGAAGAAACGGTGTTGTAGCCTTACGCCGGAGGCTTTTCGGAGCTTGAGGAATCTGTTGGATGGCTGA